A region from the Polaribacter sp. Hel1_33_78 genome encodes:
- the kdsA gene encoding 3-deoxy-8-phosphooctulonate synthase translates to MILSQIPNIKHTNANNFFLLAGPCAIEGEEMALRIAEKVITITDKLAIPFIFKGSFKKANRSRIDSFTGIGDEKALKILRKVSETFNVPTVTDIHEVSDAIRAAEYIDVLQIPAFLVRQTDLVVAAAKTGKVVNLKKGQFMSPGAMKHAVQKVKDAGSNKAWITDRGTMFGYQDMIVDFRGIPEMREFAPTILDVTHSLQQPNQTAGVTGGRPEMIETIARAGIVNNVDGLFIETHFDPANAKSDGANMLHLDNLEGLLTNLVAIRKTINNL, encoded by the coding sequence ATGATTTTATCTCAAATTCCAAATATAAAACACACAAACGCTAATAACTTTTTTCTTTTAGCAGGACCCTGCGCAATTGAAGGTGAAGAAATGGCCTTAAGAATTGCTGAAAAAGTAATTACGATTACTGATAAATTAGCCATCCCTTTTATTTTTAAAGGAAGTTTTAAAAAAGCAAACAGAAGCAGAATTGATAGTTTTACAGGAATTGGAGACGAAAAAGCATTAAAAATTTTACGCAAAGTTTCAGAAACTTTTAATGTACCAACGGTAACAGATATTCATGAAGTTTCTGATGCTATTAGAGCAGCGGAATATATAGATGTTTTGCAGATTCCTGCTTTTCTAGTGCGTCAAACGGATTTAGTCGTTGCAGCAGCAAAAACTGGAAAAGTTGTCAATCTAAAGAAAGGACAGTTTATGAGTCCAGGTGCAATGAAACATGCTGTGCAAAAAGTAAAGGATGCGGGTTCTAATAAAGCGTGGATTACAGACAGGGGGACTATGTTTGGCTACCAAGATATGATTGTTGATTTTAGAGGAATTCCTGAAATGCGTGAATTTGCTCCAACAATTTTAGATGTTACACATTCATTGCAACAACCAAATCAAACTGCTGGGGTTACTGGAGGAAGACCAGAAATGATCGAAACGATTGCCAGAGCGGGAATTGTAAATAATGTTGACGGGTTATTTATAGAAACTCATTTCGATCCTGCAAATGCAAAAAGTGATGGTGCAAATATGCTGCATTTAGACAATTTAGAAGGTCTTTTAACTAATTTAGTCGCTATTAGAAAAACGATTAATAATTTATAA
- a CDS encoding alpha-2-macroglobulin: protein MKKITATLLMIIFFTLIMNAQNDFKDLWLKVEQFEADGLPKSALQIVQEISIKSDKENNNPQIIKSLFYKSKFSLKLEEDAKLRVINNFKKQISISKFPTKNILQNILANLYWQYFKENLYKFYNRTKVEYKIDSADFRTWDINTLFKEIHTYFDTSLMHPEQLQHIKIEEFADILQINKESSIYRPTLYDFLANNALQFYKSSENSITKPSYKFVINNASFLKDAHTYSKLNITSKDSLSLQLNALKLYQNLIDFHLKENNKNALSEIDIQRLNFVFKHSNFNEKEPILLNTLQTSKKEITNHSASGLYAFEIANLFKKQANLNTSETKKTRFKNEKAIVICNEVINKYPSSFGAKKCRILKSQIEEKTLFIKAEAYIPIGKNSRVLITYKNLDTLFFSSYKINLKQQLTFNKLYKLEEKKAFLNKLEKSKTWQHQLRNDHDYLQHTTEVIVPKFDNGIYLILASDTQDLKKNSMFGVSYIQATNLSLVENTFEGKYNYQIVHRNTGEPIKNANIHLKSAYKQKGVSIDKKLITDKNGFAYFKSKDYYRDVLISVTTKDDSAHFENHNLYNQSNQKKHHTEEITLVKSFIFTDRSIYRPGQTIYFKAIVIKKQGNKSEVFKNEYVEVILKDVNNQEVKKIDLKLNEFGSVAGEFIIPNNGLTGEYSITSKLQNTNSEELGFTFDKYFFSVEEYKRPKFETKFNPTEKSFKINDIITIKGFAKTFSGANITDAKVVYRVYRKAQYPNWYSWYRPNPISETQEITNGESSTDTSGNFEIKFKAIPDENVLKENLPVFNYEITANVTDINGETRSASTIVKVGYHTLIATIYTQDKIDKNKKETALKIDTKNLNDEFVTAKGSIKIYKLKSPKNPLRKRPWPTPDYQDISENTFRTLFPHDAYTDNESDENKWKKVELVFSINFDTSISKEIILKNTKNWISGKYMVVLNSKDKFGQEVKDEKRFTLFSSKEKKIPDNKLFFINTNKTFYEIGDEVELQIGSASKNMSVFVQIEKDHKIVDTQIIKLNNCTTTIKVSVHKEDIGGFAIKYHFVNYNYFESGNVLISVPEKQESIEIETNIFRDKLQPGQKETWSFTVKNDKNDALTAEVLASMYDASLDEFKAHNWKFNPITPKTNYYSYNVSKANTSFKNTRFNIQNNQRKYFGLPSIANENYKWFGFRFARNRNFMMKRMSGISEKGKTDEIEMADGLEVEELEEIAFMKIEDNTKEKISLKKIQIRKNFKETAFFFPQLKTDKNGKVSFYFVMPEALTRWKLQLLAHTTDLKSSSKTLQTITQKELMVVPNVPRFLREKDTITLSAKITNLTNNQLSGIAKLLLTDAISGKKIDMEFQNTNSTKSFIVDKDGNTNVSWQISIPETVQAVQYKIVANSGAFSDGEQNVLPILTNKMLVTETLPIWVRSNQTKTFTLDKLKKNTSSTLKNHKLTLEMSSNPVWYAVQSLPYLMEYPYACSEQMFSKYYANTLASFVANSNPKIQAVFDAWKTSDALLSNLEKNEELKSIIIQETPWVRDAASETEQKKRIAMLFDLSKMKNEQERTIHKLQDIQMDSGGFPWFKGGRYESKFITQHIVTGFSHLQKLGITDFNKTTKNIIEKALEYLNSEFLAVYTQLLKRASEIKESSKTKKKGEIAYKEFLSKNNLNYFLIQYLYMRSFYANISLDDKTQAAVDYYQNQTTKYWNEFNLYAKGQIALSLFRNEQKAVAHKIVKSLKENSITSDELGMYWKENTAGFLYYQAPVETQALMIETFSEIENDKKTIDNLKIWLLKNKQTNNWKTTKATTEAIYAILLNGNDWFSITEMVDIKVGNQKINTAEMPAVKLEAGTGYFKTSWNGDQIKPDMAEVTINKKGTGVTWGGLYWQYFEDLDKITSAKTPLKINKKLFLKVNSDAGKELKEIDKNTKLKVGDLITVRIELRSDRNMEFIHMKDMRASGVEPIHVLSKYKWQDNLGYYQSTKDATTNFFFDQLPKGIYVFEYDVSVNNTGDFSNGITTIQSMYAPEFSSHSEGVRIKVFNN, encoded by the coding sequence ATGAAAAAAATTACAGCAACTTTATTAATGATTATCTTCTTTACTTTAATCATGAATGCACAAAATGATTTTAAAGACCTTTGGCTGAAAGTTGAGCAATTTGAGGCAGATGGTTTACCAAAATCCGCATTACAAATTGTGCAAGAAATCTCTATAAAATCAGATAAAGAAAATAATAATCCCCAAATTATAAAATCACTTTTTTATAAAAGTAAATTTTCTTTAAAACTAGAGGAAGATGCTAAGCTAAGAGTTATAAACAACTTTAAAAAACAAATTTCTATAAGTAAATTCCCAACAAAAAATATTTTACAGAATATTTTAGCAAATCTATATTGGCAATACTTTAAAGAGAATTTATACAAATTCTACAATAGAACAAAAGTCGAATACAAGATTGACTCAGCTGATTTTAGAACTTGGGATATAAATACCTTATTTAAAGAAATTCACACTTATTTTGATACTTCTTTGATGCACCCGGAACAACTTCAGCATATTAAAATTGAAGAATTTGCTGATATTTTACAAATCAATAAAGAATCTAGCATTTATAGACCAACACTCTATGATTTTTTAGCGAATAATGCTTTACAATTTTATAAATCTTCAGAAAATTCAATTACAAAACCGTCTTATAAATTTGTGATAAATAATGCTTCATTTTTAAAGGACGCACATACTTATTCTAAATTAAACATAACTTCAAAAGATAGTCTCTCTTTGCAATTAAACGCACTTAAACTATATCAAAACCTTATTGATTTTCACCTCAAAGAAAATAATAAAAATGCACTTTCAGAAATTGATATCCAAAGATTAAACTTTGTATTCAAACATTCAAATTTCAATGAAAAAGAACCCATCCTACTAAATACTTTACAAACTTCTAAGAAAGAAATTACAAACCATAGCGCTAGTGGTTTATATGCTTTTGAAATTGCGAATTTGTTCAAAAAACAAGCGAACTTAAATACATCTGAAACCAAAAAAACTAGATTTAAAAACGAAAAAGCAATTGTTATTTGTAATGAAGTAATCAATAAGTATCCAAGCAGTTTCGGAGCTAAAAAGTGTCGTATTTTAAAATCTCAAATTGAAGAAAAAACGCTTTTTATAAAAGCTGAAGCATATATACCCATCGGAAAAAATTCGAGAGTATTAATTACTTATAAAAATCTTGATACATTATTTTTTTCGAGCTATAAAATCAATCTAAAACAACAATTAACATTTAATAAATTGTACAAATTAGAAGAGAAAAAAGCTTTTCTAAATAAGCTTGAAAAAAGTAAAACTTGGCAACATCAATTAAGAAATGACCACGATTATTTACAACACACAACAGAAGTAATTGTTCCAAAATTTGACAATGGAATTTATTTAATTCTTGCTTCAGATACTCAAGATTTAAAAAAGAATTCTATGTTTGGGGTCTCTTATATTCAAGCAACTAATTTAAGTTTAGTCGAAAATACTTTTGAAGGAAAGTATAATTATCAAATTGTACACAGAAATACAGGAGAACCCATAAAAAATGCAAACATACATCTTAAAAGTGCCTATAAACAAAAAGGTGTATCAATAGATAAAAAATTAATTACAGACAAAAACGGGTTTGCTTATTTTAAAAGTAAAGATTATTACAGAGATGTTTTAATTTCAGTAACAACGAAGGATGATAGTGCCCATTTCGAAAATCATAATTTATACAATCAAAGTAATCAGAAGAAGCATCATACCGAGGAAATTACATTGGTTAAATCTTTTATTTTTACCGATAGAAGCATTTATAGACCTGGGCAAACGATCTATTTTAAAGCAATTGTAATTAAAAAACAAGGTAACAAATCTGAAGTTTTTAAAAATGAATATGTTGAAGTTATTTTAAAAGATGTAAATAATCAAGAAGTCAAAAAAATAGATTTAAAGCTGAACGAATTTGGATCTGTTGCTGGTGAATTTATAATTCCAAATAATGGCTTAACGGGTGAATACTCAATAACCTCAAAACTACAAAATACAAATTCTGAGGAATTAGGCTTTACCTTTGATAAGTATTTCTTTTCTGTCGAAGAATACAAAAGGCCAAAATTTGAAACTAAATTTAATCCTACAGAAAAAAGTTTTAAAATCAACGATATTATTACGATTAAAGGTTTTGCAAAAACTTTTTCAGGTGCTAATATTACAGATGCAAAAGTGGTATATAGGGTTTATAGAAAAGCACAATATCCAAACTGGTATTCTTGGTACAGACCAAATCCTATAAGTGAAACTCAAGAAATTACAAACGGAGAAAGTAGCACAGATACATCAGGAAATTTTGAAATAAAATTTAAAGCCATTCCTGATGAAAATGTTTTAAAAGAAAATCTCCCCGTTTTTAATTACGAAATCACAGCGAATGTTACAGATATTAATGGAGAGACTAGAAGTGCATCAACTATTGTAAAAGTCGGGTATCACACTTTAATCGCAACTATTTATACACAAGATAAGATTGATAAAAACAAAAAAGAGACCGCTTTAAAAATTGATACTAAAAACTTAAATGATGAGTTTGTAACAGCCAAAGGAAGTATCAAAATTTATAAATTAAAATCACCTAAAAACCCTCTTAGAAAAAGACCTTGGCCTACTCCTGATTATCAAGATATTTCAGAAAATACCTTCAGAACTTTATTTCCACATGACGCCTATACAGATAATGAAAGTGATGAAAATAAATGGAAAAAAGTAGAGCTAGTTTTCAGTATAAACTTTGACACATCAATCTCTAAAGAAATTATTCTAAAAAATACTAAAAACTGGATTTCCGGAAAATACATGGTTGTTTTAAATAGCAAAGATAAGTTTGGCCAAGAAGTAAAAGATGAAAAAAGGTTTACCCTCTTCTCATCAAAAGAGAAAAAAATTCCAGATAACAAATTGTTTTTTATCAATACAAATAAAACGTTTTATGAGATTGGAGATGAAGTAGAATTACAAATTGGTTCTGCTTCAAAAAACATGAGTGTTTTTGTTCAAATTGAGAAAGATCATAAAATTGTAGATACACAAATCATCAAACTAAACAATTGTACAACAACAATTAAAGTTTCTGTGCATAAAGAAGATATTGGCGGATTTGCAATTAAATATCACTTTGTAAATTATAATTATTTTGAAAGTGGAAACGTACTAATTAGTGTTCCTGAAAAACAGGAAAGCATCGAAATTGAAACCAACATTTTTAGAGACAAATTACAACCAGGACAAAAAGAAACTTGGAGTTTTACCGTTAAAAACGACAAAAATGATGCACTTACAGCAGAAGTTTTAGCTTCTATGTACGATGCTTCTTTAGATGAATTTAAAGCGCATAATTGGAAATTCAACCCAATAACTCCCAAAACTAATTATTACTCCTACAATGTTTCTAAAGCAAATACTAGTTTTAAAAACACTCGTTTTAATATCCAAAATAATCAAAGAAAGTATTTTGGACTTCCATCAATCGCAAACGAAAACTATAAATGGTTTGGTTTTAGATTTGCACGAAATAGGAATTTTATGATGAAAAGAATGTCTGGTATTTCCGAAAAAGGAAAAACGGATGAAATTGAAATGGCAGATGGACTAGAGGTTGAAGAACTTGAAGAAATAGCTTTCATGAAAATTGAAGATAATACCAAAGAAAAAATTTCTTTAAAAAAGATACAAATACGAAAGAATTTTAAAGAAACTGCTTTCTTTTTCCCTCAATTAAAAACCGATAAAAATGGAAAAGTAAGTTTTTATTTTGTGATGCCAGAGGCGTTAACAAGATGGAAATTACAATTATTAGCGCATACAACTGATTTAAAATCGTCATCAAAAACATTGCAAACAATCACTCAAAAAGAATTAATGGTGGTTCCCAATGTACCAAGATTCTTGCGTGAAAAAGATACAATTACATTGAGTGCTAAAATCACCAATTTAACCAACAATCAATTAAGTGGTATAGCGAAGCTCCTATTAACAGATGCTATTTCTGGGAAAAAAATAGATATGGAATTTCAAAATACAAATTCCACCAAAAGTTTTATTGTTGATAAAGATGGAAACACAAATGTTTCTTGGCAAATCTCAATTCCTGAAACTGTACAAGCAGTTCAATATAAAATTGTTGCAAATTCGGGTGCTTTTTCCGATGGCGAGCAAAATGTATTGCCCATTTTAACAAACAAAATGTTGGTTACAGAAACACTTCCTATTTGGGTTCGCTCAAATCAAACTAAAACATTTACCCTCGATAAGTTGAAAAAAAATACTTCATCAACTTTAAAGAATCATAAGTTGACCTTAGAAATGTCCTCAAATCCTGTTTGGTATGCAGTTCAATCTTTACCCTATTTAATGGAATATCCTTATGCATGCTCAGAACAAATGTTTTCTAAGTATTATGCAAATACGCTAGCGAGTTTTGTAGCAAATTCCAATCCTAAAATTCAAGCAGTTTTTGATGCTTGGAAAACTTCTGACGCTTTACTATCTAACTTAGAAAAAAATGAGGAATTAAAATCAATCATCATTCAAGAAACCCCTTGGGTAAGAGATGCAGCATCAGAAACTGAACAGAAGAAACGAATTGCGATGTTATTCGATCTATCAAAAATGAAAAATGAGCAAGAAAGAACAATTCATAAATTGCAAGATATTCAGATGGATTCTGGCGGGTTTCCTTGGTTTAAAGGCGGACGATATGAAAGTAAGTTTATCACGCAACATATTGTTACAGGTTTTAGCCATTTACAAAAGTTAGGAATTACTGATTTTAACAAAACAACTAAAAACATCATTGAAAAAGCTCTTGAGTATTTAAACAGCGAATTTTTAGCGGTATATACACAACTATTAAAAAGAGCCTCAGAAATTAAAGAAAGTTCAAAAACAAAAAAGAAAGGAGAAATCGCTTACAAAGAGTTTTTATCAAAAAATAATTTAAATTATTTTTTAATTCAATATTTGTACATGCGAAGTTTTTATGCGAATATTTCATTGGATGATAAAACTCAAGCGGCAGTTGATTATTATCAGAATCAAACTACAAAATATTGGAATGAATTTAATTTATACGCCAAAGGTCAAATCGCGTTGTCACTTTTTAGAAATGAACAAAAAGCAGTTGCTCATAAAATTGTAAAATCATTAAAAGAAAATTCTATCACTTCAGATGAATTAGGAATGTACTGGAAAGAAAATACTGCTGGATTTCTCTACTATCAAGCTCCTGTGGAAACGCAAGCTTTGATGATTGAAACTTTTTCTGAAATCGAGAATGATAAAAAAACCATAGATAATCTAAAAATTTGGTTGTTAAAAAATAAGCAAACCAACAACTGGAAAACCACCAAAGCAACTACGGAAGCTATATATGCCATCTTATTGAACGGCAATGATTGGTTTTCCATTACAGAAATGGTAGATATTAAAGTCGGTAATCAGAAAATAAATACTGCAGAAATGCCAGCTGTAAAACTAGAAGCTGGAACAGGTTACTTTAAAACTTCTTGGAATGGAGATCAAATTAAACCCGATATGGCCGAAGTCACCATCAATAAAAAAGGAACCGGAGTTACTTGGGGAGGTTTGTATTGGCAGTACTTTGAAGATTTAGACAAAATTACCTCTGCAAAAACTCCTTTAAAAATCAATAAAAAATTATTCCTAAAAGTAAATTCTGATGCTGGCAAAGAATTAAAAGAAATCGATAAAAATACGAAGTTGAAAGTAGGTGATTTGATTACTGTCCGAATTGAATTAAGAAGTGATAGAAATATGGAATTTATACATATGAAAGATATGAGAGCTTCTGGTGTTGAACCAATACATGTGTTATCAAAATACAAATGGCAAGACAATTTAGGCTATTATCAAAGCACAAAAGATGCTACAACTAATTTCTTTTTTGATCAATTACCAAAAGGTATTTATGTTTTTGAGTATGATGTAAGCGTAAACAATACTGGCGATTTCAGTAACGGAATTACAACTATACAAAGCATGTATGCGCCAGAATTTAGCAGTCATTCTGAAGGTGTTAGAATTAAAGTATTTAATAATTAG
- a CDS encoding M28 family peptidase, protein MKKISIALVALAFIISCNSSKNVSEQIVNSVNTKIIESVFFIDSVTVKKHLYTLASDDMEGRKAGTAGIEKAAKYIENEFKRIGLTTFESLETYRQTFNFKPRSSKEEITSANIIGVLEGKSKKDEYVIVSAHYDHLGVKGKGEDKIYNGANDDASGVTGVLALAEYFKKVGNERTIVFVAFTAEEMGLIGSTHFGKGIDANKFVAGINLEMIGKVPSFGPNTAWLTGFERSDFGKIIQRNLKGTGYQLFPDPYKNFNLFFRSDNASLARLGVPSHTFSTTPIDVDKDYHKASDEAETLNMTVITQTIQAVAKGTESIINGKDTPTRVVLNEKK, encoded by the coding sequence ATGAAAAAAATATCGATCGCTTTAGTGGCATTAGCATTTATAATTTCTTGTAACAGTTCAAAAAATGTCAGTGAACAAATTGTAAATTCTGTAAACACTAAAATAATTGAAAGTGTATTTTTTATAGATTCAGTAACGGTTAAAAAACATTTATATACTCTTGCTTCTGACGATATGGAAGGTAGGAAAGCAGGAACCGCAGGTATTGAAAAAGCTGCAAAATATATAGAAAATGAGTTTAAGAGAATTGGTTTAACCACTTTTGAAAGTTTAGAAACCTATAGACAAACCTTCAACTTTAAACCTAGAAGTAGTAAAGAAGAAATTACGAGTGCCAATATTATAGGAGTTTTAGAAGGCAAAAGTAAAAAAGATGAATATGTAATTGTTTCTGCACATTATGATCATTTAGGAGTGAAAGGAAAAGGAGAAGATAAAATTTACAATGGTGCGAATGATGATGCTTCTGGAGTTACAGGAGTTTTAGCATTGGCTGAATATTTTAAGAAAGTTGGGAACGAAAGAACGATTGTTTTTGTTGCTTTTACTGCTGAAGAAATGGGTTTAATTGGTTCTACTCATTTCGGGAAAGGTATTGATGCTAACAAATTTGTAGCAGGAATTAATTTAGAAATGATTGGGAAAGTGCCAAGTTTTGGGCCAAATACGGCGTGGTTAACAGGTTTTGAACGTTCAGATTTTGGTAAGATTATTCAAAGGAATTTAAAAGGAACAGGTTACCAATTATTTCCTGATCCCTATAAAAATTTTAATTTATTTTTTAGATCAGACAATGCCTCTTTAGCTCGTCTCGGAGTGCCTTCTCATACTTTTTCTACAACTCCTATTGATGTAGATAAAGATTATCATAAAGCTTCTGATGAAGCAGAAACTTTAAATATGACCGTGATTACACAAACGATTCAGGCGGTTGCAAAAGGAACGGAAAGTATTATTAACGGAAAAGATACTCCTACAAGAGTAGTTTTAAACGAGAAAAAATAA